The following are from one region of the Paenibacillus sabinae T27 genome:
- a CDS encoding GGDEF domain-containing protein produces MLDPSHTPRQLNWNRVLLNAFWITLLVHASSRMLHSHVLFPDVIILGIVILLECIHKWRPKLGEVSIMAGSYVISLFVTVLTASDILVSPLIMLLPLLISMIYLKKSYLIASTGFGLLYMITQLGLSSVHRSVQRSEIILVSIVFAATALTGFAVIRRGQDLIRSLANSEKSEQDLRIQNIIMDRLSKIDALTDLYNHKTFHEYFGWLIDHQQSNPFPMQLAILDIDNFKKVNDTYGHGVGDIALRQVAATMLKHIGADDFAARYGGEEFVIILTSKPLEASYEIIERIREGIANLPIPEMEGKSVTVSIGMHDLQDADSKNHVFQKADDALYEAKKTGKNKIVVL; encoded by the coding sequence ATGCTTGATCCATCGCATACTCCTCGCCAATTGAATTGGAACCGTGTGCTGCTGAATGCCTTCTGGATTACGCTGCTGGTCCATGCCTCAAGCCGGATGCTTCATTCCCACGTCCTTTTTCCCGATGTGATCATTTTGGGAATTGTTATCCTTCTGGAATGCATTCACAAATGGAGGCCGAAGCTGGGCGAAGTCTCTATTATGGCAGGGAGCTATGTCATCTCCTTATTTGTCACCGTCCTTACCGCTTCGGATATTCTGGTATCGCCGCTTATTATGCTGCTCCCGCTGCTCATTTCCATGATCTATCTGAAAAAATCCTATCTGATCGCCTCGACGGGCTTCGGATTATTGTATATGATCACGCAGCTTGGACTGTCATCGGTTCATCGCTCTGTCCAGCGGTCCGAGATTATTCTAGTCTCCATCGTTTTCGCGGCAACTGCGCTGACGGGCTTTGCAGTTATCCGCCGGGGTCAGGATTTGATCCGCTCGCTGGCCAACTCGGAGAAATCGGAGCAGGATTTGCGCATCCAGAATATCATCATGGACCGCCTGTCCAAAATCGACGCGCTGACCGATCTGTACAACCATAAGACCTTTCACGAATATTTCGGCTGGCTGATCGATCATCAACAGAGTAATCCGTTCCCGATGCAGCTGGCCATCCTCGACATCGACAATTTCAAGAAGGTAAACGATACCTACGGGCATGGGGTCGGGGATATTGCACTGAGACAGGTGGCGGCGACAATGCTGAAGCATATCGGCGCGGACGATTTTGCCGCGCGCTATGGCGGCGAGGAGTTTGTTATTATTCTTACCTCCAAACCGCTGGAGGCTTCCTATGAAATAATAGAGCGGATAAGAGAGGGCATCGCCAATCTGCCCATCCCTGAAATGGAAGGGAAATCGGTCACCGTGAGCATCGGCATGCATGATCTTCAGGACGCCGATTCCAAAAACCATGTATTCCAGAAAGCTGACGACGCGCTCTACGAAGCCAAGAAGACGGGCAAGAATAAAATTGTTGTTTTATAG
- a CDS encoding NAD(P)/FAD-dependent oxidoreductase: MSKYDVIVVGAGPAGIFACYELTRKAPHWKVLLIDKGHDIYKRRCPILEEKIQFCPPAAGRKEFAGCLPACSITAGFGGAGAYSDGKFNITTEFGGWMTDYLAPSKVLELIRYVDSINLEHGATEMITDPTTDPIRRIEQRGYAAGLKLLRAQVRHLGTEQNLEILKSIYEYLSTRIDMMFKTEVQDIETVSENGTHRVTGVTLKNGETYETKLAMVAPGRDGSAWLTDVLKRHRLKMYNNQVDVGVRVETSDVVMQEINEHLYEGKFIFNTSVGTRVRTFCSNPSGHVVVENHSGVMAANGHSYKDPALGSPNTNFALLVSHKFTEPFDKPNEYAREICKRANDLSSGGVIVQKYGDILRGRRSTTTRIAEGFVEPTLKEAVPGDLGLVLPYNTMKSLIEMVEALEKVTPGIASEHTLFYGVEAKFYSARPKLTETFETEISGLYCGGDGAGITRGLAQAGAAGVWIARGMLDRA; this comes from the coding sequence ATGAGCAAATATGATGTAATCGTCGTTGGTGCCGGACCTGCGGGTATTTTTGCCTGTTATGAGCTGACCCGGAAGGCCCCGCACTGGAAAGTGCTGCTGATCGACAAAGGACATGATATTTATAAGCGGCGATGCCCGATTCTGGAGGAAAAGATTCAGTTCTGTCCGCCGGCTGCGGGACGCAAGGAGTTCGCCGGATGTCTGCCGGCCTGCTCGATTACCGCGGGCTTTGGAGGCGCCGGAGCATACAGCGACGGGAAATTCAATATTACAACTGAATTCGGGGGATGGATGACGGATTATTTGGCGCCCTCGAAGGTGCTGGAGCTGATCCGCTACGTCGATTCCATCAACCTTGAGCATGGAGCGACGGAGATGATTACCGATCCGACGACCGATCCGATCCGGCGCATCGAGCAGCGCGGCTATGCGGCCGGGCTCAAGCTGCTGCGGGCGCAGGTTCGCCATCTGGGGACCGAGCAGAATCTGGAAATCCTGAAGTCGATTTACGAATATTTGAGCACCCGCATTGACATGATGTTCAAGACGGAGGTGCAGGACATCGAGACGGTCAGCGAGAACGGCACTCACCGGGTAACGGGCGTTACGCTGAAGAACGGGGAGACTTACGAGACGAAGCTGGCCATGGTCGCTCCGGGACGTGACGGCTCCGCCTGGCTCACGGATGTGCTGAAAAGACACCGGCTCAAAATGTACAACAATCAGGTGGACGTCGGCGTCCGGGTCGAAACCTCGGATGTCGTTATGCAGGAAATCAACGAGCATCTTTATGAAGGCAAGTTTATTTTTAACACTTCAGTCGGTACCCGGGTTCGCACGTTCTGCAGCAATCCTTCCGGACATGTCGTCGTGGAGAACCACAGCGGAGTCATGGCGGCGAACGGGCACTCGTACAAAGATCCGGCGCTTGGTTCCCCCAACACGAACTTTGCGCTGCTTGTCTCCCATAAATTCACCGAGCCGTTCGACAAGCCCAATGAATATGCGCGGGAAATTTGCAAGCGGGCGAACGATCTGTCGAGCGGAGGAGTGATCGTGCAGAAATACGGCGATATTTTGCGGGGGCGCCGCTCGACCACGACAAGAATCGCCGAAGGCTTCGTTGAGCCGACGCTCAAAGAAGCGGTCCCGGGCGACCTCGGACTGGTGCTCCCCTACAATACGATGAAGAGTCTCATCGAAATGGTGGAAGCATTGGAGAAGGTGACGCCGGGCATTGCCTCCGAGCATACGCTCTTTTACGGCGTGGAGGCCAAGTTCTATTCGGCCCGTCCGAAGCTGACGGAAACGTTCGAGACGGAGATTTCTGGCCTCTACTGCGGCGGGGACGGCGCGGGCATCACGC